The following are from one region of the Myxocyprinus asiaticus isolate MX2 ecotype Aquarium Trade chromosome 2, UBuf_Myxa_2, whole genome shotgun sequence genome:
- the LOC127453271 gene encoding coagulation factor XIII A chain-like codes for MDIILDENGKVDKDQTRDSIWFVLFPIPNILEVLALSCKCCRSEEERQVLEKAKEFGCQREKASPPKCDVDVEILSQEVRVGDTFNLTVQFNKHSDQCRTVNMYISGSVVYYTGVSSAEVVFESQKVKLEPLQGKEEKVVVRGEDYMHKLVEQGNIHFITTGKVKETGQIITAMKVVSMHKPKLIMMVTGSPRVSEEMHVSVEFTNPFKFNL; via the exons ATGGACATCATTCTGGATGAAAATGGAAAAGTAGACAAAGACCAAACCAGGGATTCCATCTGGTTCGTGCTGTTTCCAATCCCAAACATTTTGGAAGTTTTGGCATTGTCATGCAAGTGTTGTC GGAGTGAAGAGGAGCGCCAGGTGCTGGAGAAAGCCAAGGAGTTTGGCTGTCAGAGGGAAAAGGCTTCTCCCCCTAAGTGTGATGTGGATGTGGAGATCCTTAGTCAGGAAGTTCGAGTGGGGGACACATTTAACCTGACAGTGCAGTTTAACAAACACAGTGACCAGTGCCGCACTGTGAACATGTACATCAGTGGGAGTGTGGTGTATTATACTGGAGTCTCCAGCGCTGAGGTTGTGTTTGAATCTCAAAAAGTAAAATTAGAGCCACTGCAGG GTAAGGAGGAGAAAGTGGTGGTGCGAGGTGAGGACTACATGCATAAACTGGTGGAACAGGGAAACATCCACTTCATCACTACAGGGAAGGTTAAAGAGACAGGACAGATCATCACTGCAATGAAAGTCGTCTCAATGCACAAACCCAAGCTGATCATGATG gTGACAGGTTCTCCAAGAGTGAGTGAAGAGATGCATGTGTCTGTCGAGTTCACCAACCCATTTAAATTCAATCTGTAG